From Mya arenaria isolate MELC-2E11 chromosome 12, ASM2691426v1, the proteins below share one genomic window:
- the LOC128211628 gene encoding phospholipase DDHD2-like isoform X2, whose protein sequence is MADRSKKEATPPPLLLMPAGGGLTLTPPDQQSLFMPVVQSEPSLFGPEDDILGEADSFVGQSPPPPTVRPMTAPPVSGHREGPQTANLFANTGSSPADPFTQINQGLPGRPSPGVTPPFSQGSGTGPLAPTSHVPASSHMSAMPPMPNASGLSGLYRKHGSSRYAPMPTGTYANSQSSFIANPPAPIPFSPDFNSSSSHRADPGPPSIPAIPAQPSMGPLPGMGYVPNATGVYAPVSPHWCFCKKVEGRDVWYPLSMSDNLTLEDAFNTGQANLVVPIEGGRYDVNLSERKRYSVYWEEDPRLVRRCSWFYKREGDTRYTPYEENMCLKLEEEYKTAISSGVWHKPIRLESGETVVMHNANVMVHYVASSQPDEWGNLQTDQPRPRVVKRGVGDFDIDKGESRQVDHLLFVVHGIGTTCDLRFRSIIECVDDFRSTSHSLLSSHFTQAVESNRIGRVEFIPIQWHMAVHGDATSIDKRIKQITLPSIPKLRHFVNDTVTDVLFYTSPTYCQRLVDTVGNEINRLYELFLSRNPAFQGGVSVAGHSLGSCILFDLLQHQGDQSEAMFESVEQPTNREADSQSDTSKEITPEIESTSSSVDEPCDETVTLADLLVKVGLQEKVELFEQEQIDLESLSMCSESDLKELGLGMGPRKKLLGLVREEANKKDKSRQQQVQREAQEAARVALQQQQQLLQQQQQEQRPATGSSSSMSVDYIVGEGGTGQPHIKYPQLKFSPVSCFAIGSPMGLILSARGVETIGEDFRLPTCQKYFNVFHPFDPVAYRLEPLINPSVVNVKPVLMPHHKGRKRLHLELKESLARMGTDIKQKIIDSLKTTWTSINNFARAHQSDESLESHVDAEMSQMAQQLDDDNVSIVSGAEEEVYIGQLNEGRRVDYVLQERPIESFNDYMFSLTSHGCYWTSEDTVLLVLREIYSLFGISPIIPGAEHSQKSVVGPPPKGPPPMGTSYGAPASRSQPQVGPPFTTGHGPPQGPRYGSNMEVTNNVRPSVPMHGSSHMYNPGSGPMSGPPQVNLNSNVPPPSGPPPFSVGQSRSAPPAMAGPPPMAGFMKKT, encoded by the exons AGGATGACATTTTGGGTGAAGCTGATAGTTTTGTGGGTCAGTCTCCACCTCCACCAACAGTTCGACCCATGACAGCTCCGCCTGTATCAGGACACAGGGAGGGGCCCCAGACTGCCAACCTGTTTGCTAACACTGGCTCATCACCCGCTGACCCTTTTACACAGATAAACCAGGGTTTGCCAGGAAGGCCTAGCCCCGGGGTGACTCCACCATTCTCACAGGGTTCTGGGACAGGTCCTCTAGCTCCTACATCACATGTACCTGCCTCTAGCCACATGTCTGCAATGCCGCCCATGCCAAATGCTAGTG gTCTGTCCGGCTTGTACAGAAAGCATGGTTCTAGTCGTTATGCACCAATGCCGACCGGAACATACGCCAATTCTCAGTCCTCCTTCATTGCCAACCCGCCTGCTCCTATCCCATTCTCACCTGATTTCAACAGCTCCTCCAGTCATAGGGCAGACCCAGGCCCCCCCTCAATCCCTGCTATCCCAGCCCAGCCCAGTATGGGGCCACTCCCAGGGATGGGCTATGTACCAAATGCTACAG GTGTATACGCCCCTGTGTCCCCCCACTGGTGTTTCTGTAAGAAGGTTGAGGGCCGGGATGTCTGGTACCCCTTGTCAATGTCCGACAATCTTACCCTTGAGGATGCCTTCAATACAG GTCAAGCCAACCTGGTGGTGCCTATTGAGGGAGGTCGATATGATGTGAACTTATCAGAGCGCAAGCGGTACTCTGTCTACTGGGAGGAAGATCCAAGGCTGGTGCGCCGATGTAGCTGGTTCTACAAGCGTGAGGGTGACACTAGATACACCCCATATGAAGAGAATATGTGCTTGAAGTTGGAG GAAGAGTACAAGACTGCCATTTCCAGCGGTGTGTGGCACAAGCCTATCCGACTTGAGAGTGGCGAGACGGTTGTTATGCACAATGCCAATGTGATGGTCCACTATGTGGCCTCATCACAACCAGACGAGTGGGGAAATTTACAG ACAGACCAGCCACGACCTCGTGTAGTAAAGCGAGGTGTTGGAGACTTTGACATTGACAAGGGGGAGTCTCGTCAGGTGGACCATCTTCTGTTTGTTGTACACGGCATCGGAACAACTTGCGATCTACGCTTCCGTAGCATCATTGAATGTG tgGATGATTTCCGGTCGACGTCACACTCACTGCTGTCGAGCCACTTCACCCAGGCCGTGGAGAGTAACAGGATCGGACGTGTTGAGTTTATTCCCATTCAGTGGCATATGGCAGTCCATGGGGACGCGACCAGCATTGACAA ACGCATAAAACAGATTACATTACCCAGTATTCCTAAGCTGCGACACTTTGTCAATGACACAGTTACGGACGTACTTTTCTACACCAGCCCGACATACTGCCAG CGTTTGGTTGATACAGTAGGGAATGAGATCAACCGACTGTACGAGCTGTTTCTCTCACGCAATCCAGCGTTCCAGGGTGGGGTATCTGTGGCTGGGCATAGTCTAG gTTCCTGCATCTTGTTTGACCTTCTTCAACACCAAGGTGACCAATCAGAAGCCATGTTTGAAAGTGTTGAGCAGCCAACCAATAGGGAGGCAGATTCTCAATCTGACACTTCCAAGGAAATAACT CCGGAGATTGAAAGTACCAGCTCCAGTGTAGATGAACCATGTGATGAGACCGTTACCCTGGCTGACCTTCTTGTCAAGGTTGGGTTACAGGAGAAAGTAGAGCTGTTTGAACAAGAGCAGATTGACCTGGAGTCCCTG AGCATGTGTAGTGAATCTGACTTGAAGGAGCTCGGCCTGGGGATGGGGCCAAGGAAGAAGCTGTTGGGGCTCGTTAGAGAGGAGGCAAACAAAAAG GACAAGAGTAGACAGCAGCAGGTACAAAGGGAAGCCCAGGAGGCAGCCAGGGTTGCActgcagcaacaacagcagctgCTTCAGCAGCAACAACAGGAGCAAAG ACCTGCAACAGGCAGTTCCTCCAGCATGTCGGTGGATTATATTGTGGGTGAGGGTGGGACTGGGCAGCCCCACATCAAGTACCCCCAGCTCAAGTTCAGCCCCGTATCTTGCTTTGCAATTGGATCCCCAATGGGCCTCATACTGTCTGCACGTGGAGTGGAGACCATCGGAGAGGACTTCAGGCTTCCTACCTGTCAGAAATACTTCAACGTGTTCCACCCCTTTGATCCTGTT GCTTACAGATTAGAACCTTTGATTAACCCATCAGTGGTGAATGTTAAACCGGTTTTGATGCCTCACCACAAAGGCAGGAAAAGGCTTCATTTAG aattaaAAGAAAGCTTGGCCAGAATGGGAACAGACATAAAGCAGAAGATCATAGACTCTCTGAAGACCACATGGACATCGATCAACAATTTCGCACGGGCCCACCAGTCTGATGAGAGCTTAGAAAGCCATGTTGATGCCGAGATGTCCCAGATGGCCCAACAGcttgatgatgataatgttt CAATTGTGTCCGGTGCCGAGGAGGAGGTGTATATAGGTCAACTGAACGAGGGTCGTCGTGTTGACTATGTACTTCAGGAACGTCCAATAGAGAGCTTCAACGACTACATGTTCTCACTCACTAGTCATGGATGCTActg GACCTCTGAGGACACTGTATTATTGGTGCTAAGGGAAATATATTCCTTGTTTGGAATTTCGCCCATTATACCTGGAGCAGAACACTCACAAAAAAGTGTGGTTGGGCCTCCCCCTAAAGGCCCACCACCAATGGGAACCTCATACGGCGCCCCCGCTTCCCGCTCACAACCTCAAGTGGGGCCTCCATTCACAACAGGGCATGGACCCCCACAGGGGCCTCGTTATGGATCAAATATGGAAGTGACAAACAATGTTAGGCCATCGGTACCCATGCATGGGTCTTCCCACATGTACAACCCTGGTTCAGGGCCCATGTCAGGGCCTCCTCAGGTGAATTTGAACTCAAACGTACCTCCCCCTTCAGGGCCTCCGCCCTTTAGTGTTGGCCAATCACGAAGTGCGCCCCCAGCCATGGCTGGCCCTCCACCAATGGCAggatttatgaaaaaaacttaa
- the LOC128211628 gene encoding phospholipase DDHD2-like isoform X1: MADRSKKEATPPPLLLMPAGGGLTLTPPDQQSLFMPVVQSEPSLFGPEDDILGEADSFVGQSPPPPTVRPMTAPPVSGHREGPQTANLFANTGSSPADPFTQINQGLPGRPSPGVTPPFSQGSGTGPLAPTSHVPASSHMSAMPPMPNASGLSGLYRKHGSSRYAPMPTGTYANSQSSFIANPPAPIPFSPDFNSSSSHRADPGPPSIPAIPAQPSMGPLPGMGYVPNATGVYAPVSPHWCFCKKVEGRDVWYPLSMSDNLTLEDAFNTGQANLVVPIEGGRYDVNLSERKRYSVYWEEDPRLVRRCSWFYKREGDTRYTPYEENMCLKLEEEYKTAISSGVWHKPIRLESGETVVMHNANVMVHYVASSQPDEWGNLQVSAINTSQTDQPRPRVVKRGVGDFDIDKGESRQVDHLLFVVHGIGTTCDLRFRSIIECVDDFRSTSHSLLSSHFTQAVESNRIGRVEFIPIQWHMAVHGDATSIDKRIKQITLPSIPKLRHFVNDTVTDVLFYTSPTYCQRLVDTVGNEINRLYELFLSRNPAFQGGVSVAGHSLGSCILFDLLQHQGDQSEAMFESVEQPTNREADSQSDTSKEITPEIESTSSSVDEPCDETVTLADLLVKVGLQEKVELFEQEQIDLESLSMCSESDLKELGLGMGPRKKLLGLVREEANKKDKSRQQQVQREAQEAARVALQQQQQLLQQQQQEQRPATGSSSSMSVDYIVGEGGTGQPHIKYPQLKFSPVSCFAIGSPMGLILSARGVETIGEDFRLPTCQKYFNVFHPFDPVAYRLEPLINPSVVNVKPVLMPHHKGRKRLHLELKESLARMGTDIKQKIIDSLKTTWTSINNFARAHQSDESLESHVDAEMSQMAQQLDDDNVSIVSGAEEEVYIGQLNEGRRVDYVLQERPIESFNDYMFSLTSHGCYWTSEDTVLLVLREIYSLFGISPIIPGAEHSQKSVVGPPPKGPPPMGTSYGAPASRSQPQVGPPFTTGHGPPQGPRYGSNMEVTNNVRPSVPMHGSSHMYNPGSGPMSGPPQVNLNSNVPPPSGPPPFSVGQSRSAPPAMAGPPPMAGFMKKT, from the exons AGGATGACATTTTGGGTGAAGCTGATAGTTTTGTGGGTCAGTCTCCACCTCCACCAACAGTTCGACCCATGACAGCTCCGCCTGTATCAGGACACAGGGAGGGGCCCCAGACTGCCAACCTGTTTGCTAACACTGGCTCATCACCCGCTGACCCTTTTACACAGATAAACCAGGGTTTGCCAGGAAGGCCTAGCCCCGGGGTGACTCCACCATTCTCACAGGGTTCTGGGACAGGTCCTCTAGCTCCTACATCACATGTACCTGCCTCTAGCCACATGTCTGCAATGCCGCCCATGCCAAATGCTAGTG gTCTGTCCGGCTTGTACAGAAAGCATGGTTCTAGTCGTTATGCACCAATGCCGACCGGAACATACGCCAATTCTCAGTCCTCCTTCATTGCCAACCCGCCTGCTCCTATCCCATTCTCACCTGATTTCAACAGCTCCTCCAGTCATAGGGCAGACCCAGGCCCCCCCTCAATCCCTGCTATCCCAGCCCAGCCCAGTATGGGGCCACTCCCAGGGATGGGCTATGTACCAAATGCTACAG GTGTATACGCCCCTGTGTCCCCCCACTGGTGTTTCTGTAAGAAGGTTGAGGGCCGGGATGTCTGGTACCCCTTGTCAATGTCCGACAATCTTACCCTTGAGGATGCCTTCAATACAG GTCAAGCCAACCTGGTGGTGCCTATTGAGGGAGGTCGATATGATGTGAACTTATCAGAGCGCAAGCGGTACTCTGTCTACTGGGAGGAAGATCCAAGGCTGGTGCGCCGATGTAGCTGGTTCTACAAGCGTGAGGGTGACACTAGATACACCCCATATGAAGAGAATATGTGCTTGAAGTTGGAG GAAGAGTACAAGACTGCCATTTCCAGCGGTGTGTGGCACAAGCCTATCCGACTTGAGAGTGGCGAGACGGTTGTTATGCACAATGCCAATGTGATGGTCCACTATGTGGCCTCATCACAACCAGACGAGTGGGGAAATTTACAG GTGAGCGCCATTAACACATCACAG ACAGACCAGCCACGACCTCGTGTAGTAAAGCGAGGTGTTGGAGACTTTGACATTGACAAGGGGGAGTCTCGTCAGGTGGACCATCTTCTGTTTGTTGTACACGGCATCGGAACAACTTGCGATCTACGCTTCCGTAGCATCATTGAATGTG tgGATGATTTCCGGTCGACGTCACACTCACTGCTGTCGAGCCACTTCACCCAGGCCGTGGAGAGTAACAGGATCGGACGTGTTGAGTTTATTCCCATTCAGTGGCATATGGCAGTCCATGGGGACGCGACCAGCATTGACAA ACGCATAAAACAGATTACATTACCCAGTATTCCTAAGCTGCGACACTTTGTCAATGACACAGTTACGGACGTACTTTTCTACACCAGCCCGACATACTGCCAG CGTTTGGTTGATACAGTAGGGAATGAGATCAACCGACTGTACGAGCTGTTTCTCTCACGCAATCCAGCGTTCCAGGGTGGGGTATCTGTGGCTGGGCATAGTCTAG gTTCCTGCATCTTGTTTGACCTTCTTCAACACCAAGGTGACCAATCAGAAGCCATGTTTGAAAGTGTTGAGCAGCCAACCAATAGGGAGGCAGATTCTCAATCTGACACTTCCAAGGAAATAACT CCGGAGATTGAAAGTACCAGCTCCAGTGTAGATGAACCATGTGATGAGACCGTTACCCTGGCTGACCTTCTTGTCAAGGTTGGGTTACAGGAGAAAGTAGAGCTGTTTGAACAAGAGCAGATTGACCTGGAGTCCCTG AGCATGTGTAGTGAATCTGACTTGAAGGAGCTCGGCCTGGGGATGGGGCCAAGGAAGAAGCTGTTGGGGCTCGTTAGAGAGGAGGCAAACAAAAAG GACAAGAGTAGACAGCAGCAGGTACAAAGGGAAGCCCAGGAGGCAGCCAGGGTTGCActgcagcaacaacagcagctgCTTCAGCAGCAACAACAGGAGCAAAG ACCTGCAACAGGCAGTTCCTCCAGCATGTCGGTGGATTATATTGTGGGTGAGGGTGGGACTGGGCAGCCCCACATCAAGTACCCCCAGCTCAAGTTCAGCCCCGTATCTTGCTTTGCAATTGGATCCCCAATGGGCCTCATACTGTCTGCACGTGGAGTGGAGACCATCGGAGAGGACTTCAGGCTTCCTACCTGTCAGAAATACTTCAACGTGTTCCACCCCTTTGATCCTGTT GCTTACAGATTAGAACCTTTGATTAACCCATCAGTGGTGAATGTTAAACCGGTTTTGATGCCTCACCACAAAGGCAGGAAAAGGCTTCATTTAG aattaaAAGAAAGCTTGGCCAGAATGGGAACAGACATAAAGCAGAAGATCATAGACTCTCTGAAGACCACATGGACATCGATCAACAATTTCGCACGGGCCCACCAGTCTGATGAGAGCTTAGAAAGCCATGTTGATGCCGAGATGTCCCAGATGGCCCAACAGcttgatgatgataatgttt CAATTGTGTCCGGTGCCGAGGAGGAGGTGTATATAGGTCAACTGAACGAGGGTCGTCGTGTTGACTATGTACTTCAGGAACGTCCAATAGAGAGCTTCAACGACTACATGTTCTCACTCACTAGTCATGGATGCTActg GACCTCTGAGGACACTGTATTATTGGTGCTAAGGGAAATATATTCCTTGTTTGGAATTTCGCCCATTATACCTGGAGCAGAACACTCACAAAAAAGTGTGGTTGGGCCTCCCCCTAAAGGCCCACCACCAATGGGAACCTCATACGGCGCCCCCGCTTCCCGCTCACAACCTCAAGTGGGGCCTCCATTCACAACAGGGCATGGACCCCCACAGGGGCCTCGTTATGGATCAAATATGGAAGTGACAAACAATGTTAGGCCATCGGTACCCATGCATGGGTCTTCCCACATGTACAACCCTGGTTCAGGGCCCATGTCAGGGCCTCCTCAGGTGAATTTGAACTCAAACGTACCTCCCCCTTCAGGGCCTCCGCCCTTTAGTGTTGGCCAATCACGAAGTGCGCCCCCAGCCATGGCTGGCCCTCCACCAATGGCAggatttatgaaaaaaacttaa